Proteins from one Streptomyces genisteinicus genomic window:
- a CDS encoding SurA N-terminal domain-containing protein, which yields MHRRRRTALTLSAALVAAVPLLAACGSEAHPGAAAVVGGQRIEVSTVQAQVRDVRDAQQSSEQAAQLIKDTGQLGRAKLYDLIVDRVVARAADDAGVSVSRKEVQAARAALAQQSGGDEQMAAMYLQQRGVAPDQLDAVVRRDVLVGKIAEAIGATNTPEGQQKMNEAFTVAAKALDIDVNPRYGAWDDAKLELGAYKAPWITQVTKEEEPVPAGA from the coding sequence TTGCACCGCCGCCGTCGTACCGCGCTCACCCTCTCCGCCGCCCTCGTCGCCGCCGTGCCGCTGCTCGCCGCCTGCGGCAGCGAGGCCCACCCCGGGGCCGCGGCCGTCGTGGGCGGGCAGCGCATCGAGGTGTCCACCGTGCAGGCCCAGGTCAGGGACGTACGCGACGCGCAGCAGTCGTCGGAGCAGGCGGCACAGCTGATCAAGGACACCGGGCAGCTGGGCCGGGCCAAGCTCTACGACCTGATCGTCGACCGGGTGGTGGCCCGGGCGGCCGACGACGCGGGCGTGAGCGTCAGCCGCAAGGAGGTCCAGGCGGCCAGGGCGGCGCTCGCCCAGCAGTCCGGCGGCGACGAGCAGATGGCCGCCATGTACCTCCAGCAGCGCGGTGTCGCCCCCGACCAGCTCGACGCCGTGGTCCGCCGGGACGTCCTGGTCGGCAAGATCGCCGAGGCCATCGGAGCCACCAACACCCCCGAGGGCCAGCAGAAGATGAACGAGGCCTTCACCGTCGCCGCGAAGGCCCTCGACATCGACGTGAACCCCCGCTACGGGGCCTGGGACGACGCCAAGCTGGAGCTCGGCGCCTACAAGGCGCCCTGGATCACCCAGGTCACCAAGGAGGAGGAGCCCGTCCCGGCGGGCGCCTGA